Part of the Marinitoga litoralis genome is shown below.
TATTCTTTATACATTTGTTTTATTTTTTCATAATTAGTCATTTTATTATCTTCTACTGCAATATCAAATTGCATATCAGATATAATATATATAGTTTTTGGCAGATCCTCATTTGCATAATTTCCTTTTTTGGCTACATCTAATATTAATTTAAAAGCTTTTATTATATCCGTATTCATTCCCCAATTAGCGTTTTTTAATGTCAAAACATTTTCATATAATGTTTCTCCTTTAACTTCTTGTAATTCTGGATTTTCGGAGAACGTTAAAAACGTGTTTTTGAACTTTCCTTTATTCCTTTGTGCAATATATATTGCTAAAGATATACTTATAAGTATATACAAAGGATGTCCACTATACATTGAACCAGATACATCTGCCATTACTATTGCATCTTCTTTTACTTCATGTTTTGGTAGATTTTTCCACAACATCTCTGCTGTTTCATCTGGTTTATCAATTACCATTTCTACGATTTGATGTGGATATAATGTGGTAGTATTTATTTTCTTTTTCCCTTCTTTAACCTTTTCTAAATACTCCAAAAATCTTTCTTTATCATGCTTTAAAAAAGATTTTTTATATCTTTTCATAGCTTGTGATGGTACTATTTCATAATCTATATTTTCCCAATTATTACTACTTATATCTCTTTCCACTATTCTTAAATATTCTCTTAATCCTGAAAGGACTTTTCTGTATGTTTTAGAGTCCATGTTAAAATATTTACGTGTTAGTTTTCCAAGCTTTCTTGATTCTGCAGAACTAGTATTTTCAGACTTTAACCATTTAGCTAATAAACTTATTTCTTTTCCTTCTTTATAGTTTTTTATGTCTTCTATCAATTGCTCATACATCATCTTAAATACTTGCGCTTCTATGTTTGTCCCTACAAATGCATATAAATCATCCCATCTTCCATATTCAGGCACATATTTTGCTATTTTCATTGCAATATCTGGATAGACTGTTCCTAGTCTGTTTAATACATTTCTAAATGTATTTCTTACTCCTTGACCACCTCTAACGTCTCTGGAGTAAAAAAGTATTCTTATAGCTTTTAATCTGTCTTCATTAAAAGCATTAAAAAACATAGTTTCAAATCTTTTTGGTTCATCCATCAAAGTTCCACAATAGTAAAAAAAGTCCACAACGTAACTGCCACTAGTTTTAAAAGATAGAGCTCCGTTAGCAGTAAAAGAAACATTTGATTCCAATTTTAATGATTCAATAAATTCTCTACTCATATAATTACCTCCTCTGTGTAATTAATAATAATATCCTGATGAAAAAATAAACTAAAATTAGAAAAAGTGAAAAATTTCATGATAAAAAATAACACTTTTTTCACAGAGGAGTATAGACAAGACTCATTGTTTTTTTTTAATAATGAAGATAAAATAAAAATTTTGCTGATGAGTCTTTAATTTGGAAAATAGTATATTTTGAGTAGAGATTGCTGGACAATCTTTTTCAAGATTGATTTATTAAATAAAAAAAGTCTTGCTGGGAAACCCAACAAGACTTTTTAAGTCTTTCATGTTTATTATATCATATAATATGTTTTTTGTCAAGAGGAGATTTTACAAAAAATAATATTATAATAAATAAAATTTATTAATATACAATATGTTTATCTAAGATAATATCTAAATTTTCTACCGAAGCCATATTAACAGCATTTTTTAATATACCTTCTAATTCTCTGAAATTACCAGGATAACTATGATTTTCTAATTTTTCTATCGCATATAAAGAAATTTTTTCTATTTGATATTTGTTTTTATCTTTATCAAAATGGTTTATGTATGGATTTAATAATATAAAGTTAATTAAAAATCTTAAATCTTCCTTTCTTTCTCTCAATGAAGGAATTTTTATTTTATACTTAAATCTATAATACAAATCTTCTCTAAATTTATTATTATTTATCTCTTTTCTTAAATCTTTATTAGTTGCAGCTATTAAAAAAGCTGGAGCTAATATTGGCAACCCGTCTAAACCTTCTGGCCTTATTTTGAAGTCATCCAAATATAACAATAATTTAGTTTGAACGTCAGTTGGTATTTCTGCTATTTCATCTAAAAATATACATTTACCAACATTAGATAATATTTTTCCCTTTCTATTTTTTGCATCAGTAAAAGCACCTTCTCTTGTCCCAAATAACTCCGAATCAACAAGTTCTCTAGATATATTTGATAATGAAAATTTATATATTTGATTACTTATAACTGAAGAAATAATTTCTGCAATTAAAGTTTTACCAGTACCTGTTTCACCTTCAATTAATACAGATGGTAAAAATATTTTTTCATTTAAACTTTTTAATACATCACTTTGTGGATTTGATAATTCCTCTTCAATTTTTTCCAAACTTTTTTTATCTTCAATTACTTTATTAATATACTCTAATATATCTTTATATTTATTCATTGCTGATTTAAAATCATTAATTATAATTCTTAATTTTTTAGAAAAATCTTTCATTGCTGGATCTAAAAATATAGATACATATTTATTCTTCTCATAAAACGCATATATGTCTTCTGTATCTGGATAAAATTTCCAATCTCTTAACTTTTTATATGGTATATCCATATATAATTTATTTCCATCACTTTTCAATCCATAATTAATATTTCTAATATATTCTTTTAAAAGTTTTTCAAATTTCCCTAACTCTTCGAATTCATACATTAATCGTTTTTTTCTAAATATACCTATAATTTCATATTCTAAAAATTTCTCAAAAATTTCTCCTTTTATTTTATCTTCAACAATTAAAATAATTTTTTTATCTTTTATCTTATGATTATCTTTTTTATTCTTTAATGCAGGATTTTTTGTTTCTCTTTTTTTTAATAACTCTTTTTCTTCTAATATGCATAAATCTGCAGAATCTAAATCATTGCAAAATAATTCTGTTATGCTTATTTTTTCTTCTTTATCATTAAATTGTTTTTTTAAAGCTTCAATAATATCATCAATATATTTTTCTTTTTTTGATATATAAATCAATTTAATCACCCCAGAAAAATTTTTTATATTCTTCTAATACCATTTCAACTAAATTACTTTCTATAAGTTTATCTTCATCTTCCATAATTTTATTATACATATTTTCAACATAATCATCATTATAATATTTCTTTTTTTCTTCAATTGCAACCAAAAATTCCCCAACAAAAACATTTAAATCATTTGAGTTTTCTTCATTTTTTATATCTTCTTTTTTTAATTGATTTATATATTCAATATTGTTTTTTATAAATCTTCTAAATTCTCTATATTTACTAAATTCCGGATTTTCATATTTACCTTTTTCTTTTTTCAAAGTTGATAATGGGACTATATCTCCATTAGGTAATAATATAGAAAAATCATAACTATAGTTTTTATCAATTTCTAATATTCCACCTGTTCTCTTATCTGAAGCAATTGCATAAAGTTTTTCTTTGTTTAATTTCTCAAACCATGGAAATAATTTCGTTATCTCTTTTAAATCATTATATACATTTATAACATTAGTTAAATTCAATAATTCATAATAATAAATATTTTCATTTTTTACCTTAACTATTTGAAAACCTATCTTTTTTTTACTAATTTTCTCAGTTTCTGGATTAAGTGTATTTTCTAGTTTTTTCAATTCTTTTTCTGAATAATCTTCACTATCTTCTTCTATATTTTCTATTTCATCATTTTCTTCAGAGTTATTCATATAAATTTCATCGCTATAATAAGATTTTTTCCTTTTAGGTTTTTTTGTGGTATTCGGATCCAAAATTTTCCCTTTACTCATTTATATCCCTCCAAAAAAATGCATATTCTATTCTTGGATGCGTTTCATTATATGATATTTTATTTTCAATTTTCTTCAATACATCTAAACCTTTTTCAAATGACATACATGTCAAAGGACCTCTTAAATCAATATCATTGAAATACTTATTAACAGATGTTATATTCTTATTGCTCTTCAAATATTGAGCAAATAAATACAATAATTCAAAATAGATAGATTTAGAATTCAATTTGCTAAAAATATACTCTTTAAAAATCTTATAAAATTCATCTTCTATATTTTTTAAAAATTCCATATAAGATTTACTGTTAAAAGCGCTATTAAAAATCCAACTACTTACTTTTTGCATATTAATCCCTTCACTACCCGAATGGAATGTTTCCATTGATAATTGAGTTCCTCTTTCACCCAAAACATGTCCTGCAGAAATACCAACATATTCATTTATATCAAACTCTTTTAATTTTGAAACATCCCAACCTAAATATTTTCGACTTACATAATATTTATTATCCATTTCTTTTATTTTAGGCGATAATAATATAAATTTATCTGGAAGTTCTTCCACAGAAGTAATAAATTTAATTTCATTTCCTATTTTTATATATCTATACATAAATCTATCTTTTCCAAAATTTTCACCAATCAAATTTCCATTATTTAATTTTAAATTCAAATCTACTTCAATCTCTTCATAACCTTCAAATTCTCCTGATAATAACACACCCAAAAATTCTACTAATTTTCTCGTAAAATAGCCAGCATCTGCTACCTTTAATTTTTTATCCATTAATGTTCTTCTTGCCCTTTTGGCAATACCCTTATTAATATCAAAGTAATCTTTTTCTTCTAATCCATGAACAAATCCTTTTCCAAAATTTTCTACACTTTTATTTAATTGATTAAATTGTGAATCTTTTCCTCTACATTTTGATTCTCTTATATATTTCATACTTTCAGCATCATTAATTATTTCAAAAACACTTAAAGTTAAATTTTTTTCTGTTGCTTTTTTGATATCTTTATCAATTATTTCTTCATTAATTAATCTCTTAATACCTTCAAAATCTCTATTTATAGCTAAATTCTTTATTTTTTCACTATACTCTCTTTTTATTTTTCCTTTATTTTCACCTGATTCTAAATATTTTCCATATATCATATCCTGATCAATAGAATAGATTAAATCACCATCTCCAAGCTTAAATGAATTTCTAGAAGGCAGCATTTTAATTAGTTCAGATTTAACCTCATCATCTAACTCAATGTTTGGAAAATATACAGCCATTGTATCACCATCAAAATCAGCATTAAATCCTTCACAAACATTTATTGGTAATCCAATTGTGTAGTTATGCCAGAACCTAGGAATAAATGATTGTATAGAATGTCTATGTAATGATGGTTGCCTATTTAATAGAACATATACCTCTTCATTTTCAACATATTTATTCATAATTTTTGCAATTTCAATTCTTTTTTTCTTATCTCCTTTTAAAGCTTTACTTAAATCATTTTTATCAATTTTTATATCCTTCAACCATTCCACTCCAAATTCAATAGGCAATATAACTTTATCGATATCCATATTTAAATCATATTCATCTATATAACTTAATGGTTGTGGTGTAATTACAGTTCTTCCAGAAAAATGTAATCTTCTAGCTATTACTAAGTTTCTTAAATATCCATCTTTTTTAAATAAATAATTTTTTAAAGCATTTTCTATTTTTGTATTATCATCATTTTCATAATATTTTAAAGGTATTTCTTTTTTTTGTTTATTTAATTTCATTGCATATTCGTTAAATTTCTCATAATTCCCATTAAATAGTTTTATTTTATTCATTGCAAATTTAAGAAATGGAATTTCAAATCCAGGATACATAAAGTCATATATATATTTTTCTACATCTTCATCATTAAATATATTATTTTTATTGTCGATAAATGTAAATTTAGATTTCATATATTCTTTTGTTTCTAATTCTATATTGAAATATTTCAAAATTTTCTTAAAATACTCTTCGGGATATTTATTGTATTCTTTTTTAGTATGTTTATCTAAATTTTTTTTGGCAAATAATTTTATTATATTTTTATTGTTATACGAATACATTGACCAGAATTCCATTTCTCCAAATCTTTGGCCGCCTTTTCGTGATTTTCCTTTTAATGGCTGCCAATTAATTTCACCTTCACGAGCAAAAGATACTACATGTATTTTATCCCTTACACAATGATCTAATCTAACAAAATATTGAAATCCAGCAGTTAAATCCCATTCATTATTTTTATATACTACCTTAAATCGCCCATAATCATCAGAACCTATTTTCTTTAATTCATTTAATAACTTATCTTTATATTTAAATCCATTTTCAAATGGTGATACTCCATCATCAAATTCTCTAAAACCTCCAAATTCTTTAGCAACAGAAAAATGAACTTCGTATAATTGACCCAAATTCATTCTTGAAACTACTCCTAAAGGACTTAAAATAACTTCCACATTATGTTCTTTATTGTCAATAATTACTTTAGGCATTTCATCATTAGGAAGTATATTTGATATTGTACCTTTATTTCCATGCCTTCCCATTATTTTATCCCCTACTTCCAGGGGTTTTTTCACTAAATATTCTATTCTTATTTCTATTATTTTTTTATTTCCATCATAAGTTTGATATGGCAGCTCTGGTTCTATAGGTATTTTTTTTATTTGAGCATTATATTTACCAGTATATTTAATGGTTTTTTTTAATATGCCATTATCATATATTTCAATTAATTTATCATCATATGAAACCCAATCTCCTACTCGAACTTTCCAAACTAATTCAATTTTTTCATCTTTATTTTTTTTGTATAACCATTTATTACCAAATTTTTTTGGATGTTTATCCTCTTTTACTTCTATAATATATTTCTCTTCTTCTAAAACATGAGCTTCCATTTTTTCAGCAAAGCTTTCAGAAACAACTATTCCATCTTCAAAATTAAATCCATTAAAAAGCCCATATACAGTTAAACCGTTTACTCCTATATAATCTTTTTCATCTCCAGTAAAAATAATAGGTTTTTCTGCTTTATCTAGTTTTATAGCTTGTTTTAAATTTTTTGATCCCATTAATACCCTTGCACCATCTGAATGCAATATAAAGGGTATTTGACTTGTAGCAAATGAAAGCTTATTTTTACTCTTTTTAAAATTTAATTTTTCAAAATCATATGTTAAGTCATTAGAATATACTAGACTCAAAGTAAGCCCTATCTTTTCTGATTCCGGAGTTTCCAAAAAGTCTACTATTCCTTCATGACTTTCATGAGGTAATCTCATTACCTCATTTACTTTTTCATTTGGATATACTACTTTTCTAGGATTAGTATAGTATTCTATATAATTTAAATCATCTGGCTCAAAAAAAACAGGTATTTTTTGAGCTACATAAGCTTGGTTTTTCTTTTTTTTATTTGATAAAAAGTATTTATAATATTTTACTCCAATATTTTTGGATAATTCATTTATATAATTTCCATATACCGCCTCTTCATTTTTTTCTTTTTTCTTTTTTCTTTCAACAGAATTTACAATTCTTAAAAAAGTAGATAAAATTGCCAAATAATATCCTTGGATAACAACTGCATTTGAAATATCAAGATATTTTTCATCTTTTTTTTCTTCATCTTCTTCATTTTCCTTTTCTAAAATAAATTTATCAAAAATAACAAATGGAGAATATAATTTTCTGTTTGCAGAATAAAAATACCCTTCTTCATCTGGAATTAATATTAATATATTTTCAAAAAAATATTTTATTTCATTTTTATAATAATATTTTATATCATACAAATATCCAGTTAGTTTTTCTTCTCCATCAATATTTAAATATACTTCTCTCTTATTTAAAAACTCAAATTTAGAATTTTTTATATTATTTATTATTCTTTCATTTATATCTTTCAAATCATTTTCTTCTAATTTTGTCAGTATTTTTTCAAAAAATGAATCTAATATTTTTTGAATATCAATACTTTTGAATACACTAAAGTTCATATATATCCTCCTTAAAACTTATTATTTAAATATTCTTCTAATTTTAATTTAATTATTTCTAATTCATTTTCATTATTAGCAGTAGTTTCTGCTTCCAAATGAAGTATTCCTTGTCTGGTTTGTAAAATTATTATTATATTATTACCCCTTATTTTTACTTTAGCTTTTGTAGATTTTTCATGTAATGAATATCTTAATACTCTTATTTTTTCAATATATTCAAAATCTTCAAAAATTTTCTTTAAATTATATTTATTAATTAATTCCTTAGAATGTCCTTCACTATCACTACTTAAAAAAAGTAATTCTTGTTCTCTTTTTTTAAGTTTTATCTTATCTTTTAAATGATAAAATTCATTTTTTATACTTTCAATATATATTTGTCCCATTGGACTTATTGATATATATTTTTCATTATCAATTTTTGTTATATCAAAAAATATACGAGCCTCTCTTGATAATGATTTATACATAGAATCATATTCATTATAATTCTTAATATCATCTTGTAAATCTTCAAATAAATCTCTACATAAGAAATATAAATTTGGATCTAAATTTAAAGGTAATGGTTCTAACTCTATAACTTCAGGAAATCTTTCAAATCTGTAATATACTGGAACCTTTAATCCTTGGCCTAAAGCTAATGCAAATGCAATTTGAGCTTTATAACCACCTGTTGCGTTTATAATTACACTTCCATAATGTTGTCGTATAATACTAGCCATATTTTTTATTAAATTCTTTAAACCATATATTTTAAAATCATATGGTTTTGAATCATCTAATTTTTCGTTTACTTTAATTTCTACATGTTCAAATTTAAATTCTGATTTCTCGAAATAATTTTTTAATATTCCTCCTATTTTTTTTCCATCTAATGTGTCAGATATT
Proteins encoded:
- a CDS encoding DUF2828 family protein, yielding MSREFIESLKLESNVSFTANGALSFKTSGSYVVDFFYYCGTLMDEPKRFETMFFNAFNEDRLKAIRILFYSRDVRGGQGVRNTFRNVLNRLGTVYPDIAMKIAKYVPEYGRWDDLYAFVGTNIEAQVFKMMYEQLIEDIKNYKEGKEISLLAKWLKSENTSSAESRKLGKLTRKYFNMDSKTYRKVLSGLREYLRIVERDISSNNWENIDYEIVPSQAMKRYKKSFLKHDKERFLEYLEKVKEGKKKINTTTLYPHQIVEMVIDKPDETAEMLWKNLPKHEVKEDAIVMADVSGSMYSGHPLYILISISLAIYIAQRNKGKFKNTFLTFSENPELQEVKGETLYENVLTLKNANWGMNTDIIKAFKLILDVAKKGNYANEDLPKTIYIISDMQFDIAVEDNKMTNYEKIKQMYKEYGYEVPRIVFWNVSSYGKDVPVKDDEKGVMILSGFNPVILDYIIEGKDITPYDLVDIVINSERYNKINI
- a CDS encoding sigma 54-interacting transcriptional regulator — its product is MIYISKKEKYIDDIIEALKKQFNDKEEKISITELFCNDLDSADLCILEEKELLKKRETKNPALKNKKDNHKIKDKKIILIVEDKIKGEIFEKFLEYEIIGIFRKKRLMYEFEELGKFEKLLKEYIRNINYGLKSDGNKLYMDIPYKKLRDWKFYPDTEDIYAFYEKNKYVSIFLDPAMKDFSKKLRIIINDFKSAMNKYKDILEYINKVIEDKKSLEKIEEELSNPQSDVLKSLNEKIFLPSVLIEGETGTGKTLIAEIISSVISNQIYKFSLSNISRELVDSELFGTREGAFTDAKNRKGKILSNVGKCIFLDEIAEIPTDVQTKLLLYLDDFKIRPEGLDGLPILAPAFLIAATNKDLRKEINNNKFREDLYYRFKYKIKIPSLRERKEDLRFLINFILLNPYINHFDKDKNKYQIEKISLYAIEKLENHSYPGNFRELEGILKNAVNMASVENLDIILDKHIVY
- a CDS encoding putative CRISPR-associated protein; translation: MSNTLISTVGASLLGNLRVDERLRELFEKGKVDEISDYLLTLDEDPESYRGYGAEINSIVSIIKKGYISEMKNLYFLISDTLDGKKIGGILKNYFEKSEFKFEHVEIKVNEKLDDSKPYDFKIYGLKNLIKNMASIIRQHYGSVIINATGGYKAQIAFALALGQGLKVPVYYRFERFPEVIELEPLPLNLDPNLYFLCRDLFEDLQDDIKNYNEYDSMYKSLSREARIFFDITKIDNEKYISISPMGQIYIESIKNEFYHLKDKIKLKKREQELLFLSSDSEGHSKELINKYNLKKIFEDFEYIEKIRVLRYSLHEKSTKAKVKIRGNNIIIILQTRQGILHLEAETTANNENELEIIKLKLEEYLNNKF